From Dioscorea cayenensis subsp. rotundata cultivar TDr96_F1 chromosome 13, TDr96_F1_v2_PseudoChromosome.rev07_lg8_w22 25.fasta, whole genome shotgun sequence, the proteins below share one genomic window:
- the LOC120274502 gene encoding uncharacterized protein LOC120274502, which produces MGIEKPDSKISNSDLSSASNEHKLEVLFSRNATEAAEALGKANEASLHGVNPDGSKWWRETGKEQRPDGVVCRWTLTRGVSADGSVEWEDKFWEASDQFDYKELGSEKCGRDAAGNVWREYWRESMWQVTSLLSIIIVFLIAAHYCHIIRPMGMPLQMQQLSFLFITISHFYSIFPLFCY; this is translated from the coding sequence ATGGGCATTGAGAAACCAGATAGCAAAATTTCTAATTCGGATCTTTCTTCTGCAAGTAATGAACATAAGCTTGAGGTGCTATTCTCAAGGAATGCAACAGAGGCTGCTGAAGCACTTGGTAAGGCTAATGAGGCATCATTGCATGGGGTAAACCCAGATGGTTCAAAATGGTGGAGAGAAACAGGTAAAGAACAAAGACCAGATGGGGTGGTTTGCAGGTGGACATTGACAAGGGGAGTTAGTGCCGATGGATCTGTTGAATGGGAAGATAAGTTTTGGGAGGCTTCTGATCAATTTGATTATAAAGAGCTTGGTTCTGAGAAATGTGGTCGTGATGCTGCCGGTAATGTTTGGCGTGAATATTGGAGGGAATCAATGTGGCAGGTAACGTCACTATTATCtattatcattgtttttctaATTGCTGCTCACTATTGCCATATCATCAGGCCAATGGGCATGCCTTTACAGATGCAACAATTATCGTTTTTATTTATAACCATTTCccatttttatagtatttttccGTTGTTCTGTTATTGA
- the LOC120274714 gene encoding LOW QUALITY PROTEIN: CWF19-like protein 2 (The sequence of the model RefSeq protein was modified relative to this genomic sequence to represent the inferred CDS: deleted 1 base in 1 codon), translated as MLSGVKFIPRDQLQTGKPQQDSGDDFSEEEKNKRGGSSRSKQEERRRSEKRVKKTKKKKSLKKRYSSDEGSSGSSEGEGDSFSDREEERRRKKRDKDLLDDSYSSSDGHEKMKRHRDLKREKKKESRDFEEFSDDDEAREFDSRNANKLARKEMGLDWMLRSASKTEKKVEEVGEALEKPQVEEQVNRANPKELNPYLRNNGSGYPEDSAASESGAGQLLPSSVVGDGGASWRLKALKRAKEQAAREGQNFSEVVKERWGSLSQLAASVDSQRAAPTHAHLQSIRARKRGQTDKPDTVAGNESEKGAEEVRDHSRGYLREVSSRHPEMRKPKHDSLPWKKKKDQPESTSLIAEAFSGLTKFANDGSFMETFLQSKGACDNSRASVSENDNGDKNVLSANSKDSGASSLANNQVLSANQLAAKILQLRMKGKHDEAEKLSKEMDTMLQQQDIGSKMTQQESNGSTSRYIKHGVSQEHKREEDADLHLARKIMGNKKYSLSERADDEYDFDGEPSRKRKHKRDAVPNERSSAKRILTQHERCQFCFENPSRPKHLVISIANFTYMMLPQWQPVVQGHCCILPMQHESAIRTVDKNVLEEIRNFKKCLIRMFANQDKEVVFMETVIGLTKQQRHCLIECVPIPSQLAKQAPLYFKKAIDEAEDEWGQHEMKKLIQTTGNLRNVIPENFAYFHVEFGLDRGFVHVIDDDNNFKSSFGLNVIRGLLKLPEEDMHRRRRSEPLENQRQAAANFARDWEPFDWTKQLD; from the exons ATGCTCTCCGGCGTGAAATTCATACCACGAGATCAGCTTCAAACC GGCAAGCCTCAGCAGGATTCTGGAGATGATTTTTCGGAAGAGGAGAAGAATAAGAGGGGGGGAAGTAGTAGGAGTAAGCAGGAGGAGAGGAGACGGTCGGAGAAGCGGgtgaagaagacgaagaagaagaagagtctcAAGAAAAGGTACAGCTCGGATGAGGGTTCTTCTGGATCGTCGGAGGGGGAAGGTGATAGCTTTTCTGATCgagaggaggagaggaggagaaagaagagagataaGGATTTGCTGGATGATTCTTATTCGTCATCAGACGGgcatgagaaaatgaagagacaTAGGGATCtgaaaagggagaagaagaaagaaagtagGGATTTTGAGGAGTTCTCAG ATGATGATGAGGCTAGAGAATTTGATTCACGGAATGCCAATAAGCTTGCAAGGAAGGAGATGGGGCTGGATTGGATGCTGAGATCTGCTAGCAAAACAGAGAAGAAGGTTGAGGAAGTTGGAGAAGCGTTGGAGAAGCCTCAAGTTGAAGAG CAGGTCAACCGAGCAAATCCCAAAGAGCTGAATCCATATCTTAGAAATAATGGAAGTGGTTATCCAGAGGATTCAGCTGCCTCAGAATCTGGCGCAGGTCAACTTCTTCCTTCTTCTGTtgttggtgatggtggtgcaaGCTGGCGACTGAAAGCATTAAAGCGTGCAAAAGAGCAAGCTGCTCGTGAAGGGCAGAACTTTTCGGAG gTTGTTAAAGAACGATGGGGTTCATTGAGTCAGTTGGCCGCATCAGTGGATTCTCAAAGAGCTGCTCCTACTCATGCTCATTTGCAATCTATAAGAGCTAGGAAGAGGGGACAGACGGACAAACCAGACACTGTTGCTGGCAATGAGTCAGAGAAAGGAGCTGAAGAAGTACGTGATCATAGCCGCGGGTATCTACGGGAAGTATCTTCCAGGCATCCTGAGATGAGGAAACCTAAACATGATTCTTTACcctggaaaaagaagaaagatcaGCCAGAAAGCACATCCCTTATTGCTGAAGCATTCTCTGGCTTAACTAAGTTCGCTAATGATGGAAGTTTTATGGAGACTTTCCTCCAATCTAAAGGTGCTTGTGACAATTCTCGTGCAAGTGTATCAGAAAATGATAATGGGGACAAAAATGTACTTTCTGCAAACTCTAAGGATTCTGGTGCGTCATCTTTGGCTAACAACCAAGTTCTGAGTGCAAATCAGTTAGCTGCTAAGATATTGCAGCTTCGAATGAAGGGAAAGCATGATGAGGCGGAAAAGCTTTCG AAGGAGATGGATACTATGCTTCAGCAGCAAGACATTGGTAGTAAAATGACTCAACAGGAAAGTAATGGAAGCACAAGCAG ATACATAAAGCATGGTGTATCCCAGGAGCACAAGAGGGAGGAGGACGCTGATCTGCATTTGGCAAGAAAAATAATGGGAAACAAAAAATATAGCTTGTCTGAAAGGGCAGATGATGAATATGATTTTGATGGTGAACCTAGTAGAAAGCGTAAACATAAAAGGGATGCGGTTCCTAATGAGAGATCTTCTGCCAAACGCATCTTGACCCAGCATGAGCGCTGccaattttgttttgaaaatccATCACGGCCAAAACATCTTGTCATTTCGATAGCGAATTTCACATACATGATGTTACCACAATGGCAACCTGTTGTTCAAGGTCATTGCTGTATTTTGCCAATGCAG CATGAGTCTGCAATTAGAACTGTTGACAAAAATGTGTTGGAGGAAATACGAAACTTCAAAAAGTGCCTTATAAGGATGTTTGCAAATCAAGATAAGGAGGTGGTCTTTATGGAAACTGTGATTGGTTTGACAAAGCAGCAGCGACATTGCTTGATTGAATGTGTTCCTATACCAAGTCAGCTTGCCAAGCAGGCACCTTTATACTTTAAAAAG GCAATTGATGAAGCTGAAGATGAATGGGGACAGCATGAAATGAAGAAGCTTATCCAAACAACTGGAAATCTGCGGAATGTGATTCCTGAAAATTTTGCTTATTTCCATGTTGAGTTTGGTCTTGACAGAGGTTTTGTTCATGTGATTGATGACGACAACAATTTCAAGAGCAGCTTCGGTCTGAATGTTATCAGAGGT CTTTTAAAACTGCCAGAGGAAGACATGCACCGACGAAGGAGGTCCGAGCCCTTGGAAAACCAGAGGCAAGCAGCTGCGAACTTTGCTCGGGATTGGGAACCTTTTGATTGGACAAAACAGCTCGACTGA